Proteins from a genomic interval of Acetobacterium woodii DSM 1030:
- a CDS encoding xanthine dehydrogenase family protein molybdopterin-binding subunit, whose product MDPKDYKYIGKNVQRKDAKDIVTGKAVFLDDFTLPKMIFGRSLKSPYPHAFIKEIDVEEARNLKGVHAVLTYKDVSQDYKMGWPPQKPILSQKMLYVGDTVALVAAETIEIANEAIDLIKVEYEILPFVLDGLEALKDGAPQLYEEFDHNIVTPGYPPFQKDGAFWHLEIGDLEQGFNECAFIAEDTVSFDKKPAPLAPEPPGAIARYDGDENYTVWATSQSGYILKIINSSVIPNSDLTVKTFNVGGSYGNKQSLTVPVMSAVLLSKVTDRPVRFFQTKVEQMTAYETRLGSQVKAKIGMDKDGIVRAVKADWTVDTGAFCNATQGQVGVGIGEAQLVMAKCKNWDLDTNIVVTNKQPAGIVRGYGGQELNSCLSLLIGRTMKAGNFDPVEVYKKNYVSDGDEYFWRDGRKWKAHSIDYTEAIEISAEKFKWTEKWKGWGTPTWTSEDGNIVRGVGCGIIGNADVGEDNTEAYVRVSPDLFGSKAHVIMQTNITESGMGQRSNLAKMVAEVMNVPYEQVQITDPDTMQNPTGFGLCGSRGTITYGRAVSNAAVDARRQLFELAEPYLEVPPEAMQLENYGVVTKSRPGKFVSWKQLIPPDLTITGYGKHTENFSTPNFFMVFLEVEVNKQTGQVKVVHMLGGTDAGQVIDPATLEMQCHGGIGSASLDTALFEEHIIDPATGRPLTYNMLEYKWRTFNEFPTFDTVMLSSQFDTFMFKALGVGEIAGAAAASATMQAISNAIGVEVAEYPATPNVIFKALGKM is encoded by the coding sequence ATGATTTTCGGACGATCATTAAAAAGTCCGTATCCTCATGCATTCATTAAAGAAATTGATGTGGAAGAGGCCCGGAATTTAAAGGGTGTTCATGCGGTGTTGACCTATAAAGACGTCAGTCAGGATTATAAAATGGGCTGGCCGCCACAAAAACCGATTCTAAGTCAAAAGATGTTATATGTCGGGGATACCGTCGCTCTGGTTGCGGCAGAAACAATTGAAATTGCAAACGAAGCTATTGACTTAATCAAGGTAGAGTATGAAATTCTTCCGTTTGTACTGGATGGTCTGGAAGCTTTAAAGGATGGAGCACCGCAATTATATGAAGAGTTTGATCACAATATTGTGACACCAGGTTATCCACCTTTTCAAAAAGATGGAGCTTTCTGGCATTTGGAAATAGGGGATCTGGAACAAGGCTTTAATGAGTGTGCATTTATTGCAGAAGACACGGTTTCTTTTGATAAAAAACCTGCTCCGCTTGCACCAGAACCCCCAGGCGCCATTGCCAGATATGATGGTGACGAGAATTATACAGTTTGGGCGACATCACAAAGTGGCTACATCTTAAAAATAATAAACTCCTCAGTTATCCCGAATTCTGATTTAACGGTCAAAACATTTAACGTTGGGGGAAGCTATGGGAATAAACAAAGTCTGACGGTGCCGGTTATGTCGGCAGTGTTATTATCAAAAGTAACGGATCGGCCGGTCCGGTTTTTCCAAACAAAAGTTGAACAAATGACAGCTTATGAAACACGTCTAGGGAGTCAGGTAAAAGCCAAAATAGGAATGGATAAAGATGGGATTGTTCGGGCTGTTAAAGCTGACTGGACAGTTGATACCGGGGCATTCTGTAATGCGACTCAAGGTCAGGTCGGGGTCGGCATTGGTGAGGCTCAACTGGTTATGGCAAAATGTAAAAACTGGGATCTGGATACGAATATTGTCGTTACAAATAAACAACCAGCCGGGATTGTTCGTGGATACGGCGGACAGGAACTAAACAGTTGTTTATCCTTACTAATTGGCCGAACGATGAAGGCCGGAAATTTTGACCCGGTTGAGGTATACAAGAAAAATTACGTTTCTGACGGTGACGAATACTTCTGGCGTGACGGACGTAAATGGAAAGCCCATTCCATCGACTATACCGAAGCTATCGAAATCTCAGCGGAAAAATTCAAATGGACAGAAAAATGGAAAGGCTGGGGGACACCAACCTGGACATCAGAAGATGGCAATATTGTCCGCGGAGTCGGCTGTGGGATCATTGGAAATGCCGATGTCGGAGAGGATAATACCGAAGCCTATGTTCGGGTATCACCTGATTTATTCGGTTCAAAAGCGCATGTGATCATGCAAACAAATATAACGGAGTCTGGCATGGGGCAACGGAGTAATTTAGCTAAAATGGTCGCTGAAGTCATGAATGTCCCTTATGAACAAGTTCAGATTACAGATCCCGATACGATGCAAAATCCAACCGGATTTGGTCTTTGTGGTTCCCGGGGTACCATCACCTACGGACGGGCCGTGAGTAATGCGGCAGTAGATGCCAGAAGACAGTTGTTTGAACTGGCAGAACCTTATTTAGAAGTTCCGCCGGAAGCGATGCAATTAGAAAACTATGGGGTCGTTACTAAATCAAGACCAGGAAAGTTTGTTTCATGGAAACAATTAATTCCACCGGATTTAACCATCACCGGTTATGGAAAGCACACCGAAAACTTTTCAACACCTAATTTTTTCATGGTATTCCTAGAGGTTGAAGTCAACAAACAAACCGGTCAGGTAAAAGTGGTTCATATGTTAGGGGGCACAGATGCCGGACAAGTCATCGATCCAGCCACCCTAGAAATGCAATGTCATGGGGGAATTGGTTCAGCCAGTCTGGATACTGCCCTATTTGAAGAACATATCATCGATCCTGCTACCGGACGACCGCTCACCTATAATATGCTTGAATATAAATGGCGAACATTTAATGAATTCCCAACATTTGATACCGTGATGCTGAGTTCTCAATTTGATACTTTTATGTTTAAGGCACTCGGAGTCGGAGAAATCGCAGGAGCTGCAGCTGCCAGTGCAACCATGCAGGCAATCTCCAATGCGATTGGCGTAGAAGTTGCAGAATACCCTGCAACGCCAAATGTAATTTTCAAAGCTTTAGGAAAAATGTAA
- a CDS encoding FAD-dependent oxidoreductase gives MKNFTHTRAESFNQASEYLKESTKSVVIAGGTDLLGQLKDDILTSYPERVVDLKSIPSADEIKVEGNTLTIGALTKLIDIIESDMVKEKAPILVEAAKSVATPLIRNMGTIGGNICQDVRCWFYRYPHEAGGRLVCSRKGGDTCYALQGDNRYHSIFGGMKAHRSPCTGECPAGTDIPAYMEQIRKGNTAGAAQIIMEVNPMPAITSRVCAHFCQDGCNRGCQDEDVAIGNVERYVGDYILENSDLYFKTPTTPTGKSVAIVGAGPSGLSAAYYLRRAGNDVTIYETKKEAGGMLMYAIPAYRLPKDIVRKFVSTLEKMGINIITNTTIGKDIQVSKIEEKHDSVFYATGAWKRPVIGIAGEELTEFGLDFLIQVNEWMKGKVGSEVLVTGGGNVAMDVAITAKRLGAKKVTMACLECESDMPASREEIARAREEGVIIMPSWGLSKVIEENGVVKGMELKRCTSTRNEKGAFSPQYDLCETQVVKAENILMAVGQQVDLSFLDEKYQVQLNQRGLIDVSDETQMTSRKGVFAGGDATTGPATVIKGIANGHKAANGMNKYLGVVEAHICRSMISEDAGFITFDPEGLKIKTAAKLKEIPADERSIDKEDAFSLAVDEALKEASRCMNCGCYAVNPSDISPTLIGLDANIVTNFRTVKAADFFCGKLKVEDALLKGEIVTNIEIPIIEGATMHYDKFRLRDSVDFAIVSLSSLFSLENGKLSGVKLVMGGVAPVPVRATKVEGYLIGQKVTEEVAEKAAELAVENAIIMEKNEYKVLELKALVKNAVLRMK, from the coding sequence ATGAAAAATTTTACACACACAAGAGCAGAAAGTTTTAATCAGGCCAGTGAATATTTGAAAGAATCCACTAAAAGCGTTGTCATAGCAGGCGGAACGGATTTATTGGGACAACTGAAAGATGATATATTAACATCATATCCCGAAAGAGTGGTTGATTTAAAAAGTATCCCAAGTGCAGATGAGATTAAAGTCGAAGGAAATACCTTGACCATCGGCGCCTTGACAAAACTAATTGACATTATCGAATCCGATATGGTTAAGGAAAAAGCACCAATTTTAGTGGAAGCCGCAAAATCAGTGGCAACCCCATTGATTCGGAATATGGGAACCATTGGCGGCAATATCTGTCAGGACGTGAGATGCTGGTTCTATCGTTATCCTCACGAAGCCGGTGGTCGTCTGGTTTGTTCACGAAAAGGCGGCGATACTTGTTACGCTTTACAAGGGGATAACCGTTACCACTCAATTTTCGGAGGGATGAAGGCCCATCGTTCTCCATGTACTGGTGAATGTCCTGCAGGTACCGATATACCGGCTTATATGGAGCAAATCAGAAAAGGAAATACTGCCGGAGCGGCTCAGATTATTATGGAAGTCAACCCGATGCCGGCAATTACTAGTCGTGTCTGCGCTCATTTCTGTCAGGATGGTTGTAACAGGGGCTGTCAGGACGAAGATGTGGCAATCGGAAACGTCGAACGATATGTCGGGGATTATATTCTGGAAAACAGTGATTTATATTTTAAAACACCAACGACTCCAACTGGAAAATCTGTAGCCATTGTCGGAGCCGGTCCTTCTGGATTATCAGCAGCCTATTACCTGCGCCGGGCTGGTAATGACGTTACCATCTATGAGACCAAAAAAGAAGCAGGTGGAATGCTGATGTACGCCATCCCAGCCTACCGACTGCCAAAGGATATTGTCAGAAAGTTTGTCAGTACTCTGGAAAAAATGGGAATCAATATTATAACTAATACAACTATTGGTAAAGATATTCAAGTATCGAAAATAGAAGAAAAACATGATAGTGTATTTTATGCAACCGGGGCTTGGAAACGACCTGTTATTGGAATTGCAGGAGAAGAACTAACCGAGTTTGGGTTGGACTTTTTAATCCAGGTTAATGAATGGATGAAAGGTAAGGTTGGTTCTGAGGTGTTGGTAACCGGTGGTGGAAACGTCGCTATGGATGTTGCTATCACGGCTAAGCGTCTGGGTGCTAAAAAAGTGACCATGGCATGCCTGGAATGTGAAAGCGATATGCCAGCCAGCCGGGAAGAAATTGCCAGAGCCAGAGAAGAAGGCGTCATTATTATGCCTTCCTGGGGCCTCAGTAAAGTCATCGAAGAAAATGGCGTTGTTAAAGGAATGGAACTTAAACGATGTACTTCCACCAGAAATGAAAAAGGCGCCTTTAGTCCTCAATACGATCTTTGTGAAACCCAGGTAGTCAAGGCTGAAAACATATTAATGGCAGTGGGGCAGCAGGTTGATTTATCATTCTTGGATGAAAAGTATCAGGTTCAGTTAAACCAGCGCGGTTTAATCGATGTTTCAGATGAAACACAAATGACCTCACGGAAAGGTGTTTTTGCTGGCGGGGATGCCACAACTGGTCCGGCGACTGTTATTAAAGGGATAGCAAATGGTCATAAAGCCGCTAATGGTATGAATAAATATCTTGGCGTTGTGGAAGCGCATATTTGTCGCAGTATGATCTCTGAAGATGCAGGATTTATCACCTTTGATCCAGAAGGTCTGAAAATAAAAACAGCCGCCAAATTAAAAGAAATTCCAGCGGATGAACGTAGCATTGATAAAGAAGATGCATTTAGTCTGGCTGTAGATGAAGCGCTAAAAGAAGCTAGTCGTTGTATGAACTGTGGGTGTTATGCTGTAAATCCATCGGATATTTCACCAACCTTGATTGGCTTGGATGCCAATATTGTAACGAATTTTCGAACCGTTAAGGCGGCAGATTTCTTCTGTGGTAAATTAAAGGTTGAGGATGCTCTGTTAAAAGGGGAAATAGTTACCAATATCGAAATCCCAATCATTGAGGGTGCTACCATGCACTATGATAAATTCCGATTACGGGATTCTGTGGATTTTGCAATTGTCAGCTTGTCATCGCTTTTCAGCCTTGAAAATGGTAAATTATCCGGCGTAAAACTAGTCATGGGTGGGGTTGCGCCAGTGCCAGTGAGAGCCACTAAAGTGGAAGGTTATTTAATCGGTCAAAAAGTAACCGAAGAAGTCGCTGAAAAAGCTGCTGAATTAGCAGTGGAAAATGCGATTATTATGGAAAAAAATGAATACAAGGTTTTAGAATTAAAAGCACTGGTTAAAAACGCAGTTTTGAGAATGAAATAG
- a CDS encoding DUF2798 domain-containing protein produces the protein MIHRKYFGLVAGFFFSVIVSLALALIMTYVTTGGITLMPVVMTFIEAFVISYIAALIIPVNKIGGGFAARFKAEPETMKFNLLSNIPITLILVLILSFSLTALNVGFIAAFLIAWLSTVPVSMVAV, from the coding sequence ATGATTCATCGAAAATATTTCGGTTTAGTTGCAGGATTCTTTTTTTCAGTTATTGTATCCTTGGCATTGGCCTTAATTATGACCTATGTCACAACCGGTGGGATTACCTTAATGCCGGTTGTGATGACATTTATTGAAGCGTTTGTCATCAGTTATATTGCTGCATTAATTATACCAGTTAACAAAATAGGTGGCGGTTTTGCCGCGCGCTTCAAAGCAGAACCGGAAACTATGAAATTTAATCTCTTATCCAATATACCTATTACCCTGATCCTTGTTTTGATCCTATCTTTTTCATTAACGGCGCTTAATGTTGGCTTTATAGCCGCATTTTTAATAGCATGGCTCAGCACCGTACCGGTATCTATGGTTGCGGTTTAA
- a CDS encoding MFS transporter codes for MNDLKFKRGLLGAITIFFWAAQYIYLPFLTPYLLSLSLSATAVGIILGAYGFTQMMLRIPLGIAGDIVQKYKLFIIIGVFLAGISSIIIMLFTKSIIILIIANGISGIASATWVSFTILFSSYYDDSDGLKAMGKLNMFLNMGVLFAYVLGSLMIETLGFNALLITRFVFGVVGCILSFFIKPETTVKKTNVNWQSLASVMRNKKLLVSSGLCAVAFLILYATVFSFTTSTLKEIGANGFQIGVITSLFSIGSILISFIGTNGANKLGSKNMIWISFLLIAVYCAGISVSSSVWIFFPLQFLCGIGGGMLASTLMGMVIKNVDMERKSTAMGVYQSIYGVGMTLGPILMGFLVQYTSKLSSFLCMTLISLACMVFTIVSYQSVFGVAVEKKLDKEIPLQTTETKG; via the coding sequence ATGAACGATTTAAAATTCAAAAGAGGTTTATTGGGTGCAATTACGATCTTTTTTTGGGCTGCTCAATATATCTATTTGCCCTTTCTGACACCGTATCTTTTATCACTTTCGCTATCAGCTACCGCTGTGGGAATCATACTTGGCGCTTACGGATTTACTCAGATGATGCTAAGAATTCCGCTGGGAATTGCTGGAGATATAGTACAAAAATATAAGCTATTTATAATAATTGGGGTTTTTCTTGCGGGCATTTCGTCCATAATAATAATGCTTTTTACAAAATCAATCATTATCTTAATCATTGCGAATGGCATTTCCGGGATTGCATCGGCAACATGGGTGTCTTTTACGATTCTTTTTTCCTCATATTATGATGATTCAGATGGACTAAAGGCCATGGGAAAACTAAACATGTTCCTTAATATGGGCGTTCTATTTGCTTATGTTCTGGGAAGTTTGATGATTGAAACACTTGGTTTTAATGCGTTGTTAATCACGCGTTTTGTTTTTGGCGTGGTAGGATGTATCCTTTCATTTTTTATCAAACCAGAAACCACTGTAAAAAAAACCAATGTCAACTGGCAAAGTCTGGCAAGTGTGATGAGGAACAAGAAACTATTAGTAAGTTCTGGATTATGTGCGGTTGCATTTTTGATTTTATATGCAACCGTATTTTCTTTTACAACCAGTACATTAAAGGAAATAGGAGCAAATGGCTTTCAAATTGGAGTGATTACTTCTTTATTTAGCATTGGTTCCATTTTGATTTCTTTTATCGGAACAAATGGTGCCAACAAGCTGGGTTCTAAAAATATGATTTGGATATCATTTTTATTGATTGCAGTTTATTGCGCCGGAATTTCCGTCTCTTCAAGTGTATGGATTTTTTTTCCACTTCAGTTTTTATGTGGCATTGGCGGAGGGATGTTGGCTTCGACATTAATGGGGATGGTAATCAAAAATGTTGATATGGAAAGAAAATCAACGGCAATGGGTGTATATCAGTCGATTTATGGCGTTGGTATGACACTGGGCCCCATACTCATGGGATTTTTAGTGCAATATACATCAAAATTAAGCTCATTTTTATGTATGACATTAATTTCACTGGCATGTATGGTTTTTACCATTGTAAGCTATCAAAGTGTTTTTGGCGTGGCAGTTGAGAAAAAATTGGATAAAGAAATCCCGTTGCAGACAACCGAAACAAAAGGTTGA
- a CDS encoding molybdopterin-binding protein, which produces MRLIETNNAVGHVLCQDITQIIKGVTKDAVFRKGHTVKAEDIPVLLSVGKENLYIWEKEVGMLHENEAAEILYDICKGENMRPSEIKEGKIELIATCDGVLKIDKEKMNQINALGEMMIASRHGNFPVKAGDLLAGTRVIPLVIEESKMNRAKEVSGEGSIFQIRQYVHKKVGIVTTGSEVFHGRIEDTFTPIIKEKLAEFDAEIIGHLISNDNHEMITQSILTLLEQGADMVICTGGMSVDPDDRTPLAIKNTGAKMIAYGAPVLPGAMFSLAYYKGNIPIVGLPGCVMYAKRTIFDLILPRIMTDERLRIGDFTTLGQGGLCLSCDVCIFPNCGFGKGI; this is translated from the coding sequence ATGAGACTAATTGAAACAAACAATGCCGTTGGGCATGTACTCTGTCAGGATATTACCCAGATCATCAAGGGGGTGACTAAGGATGCGGTGTTCAGAAAAGGCCATACGGTTAAAGCAGAAGACATACCTGTTTTACTTTCCGTAGGAAAAGAAAATCTTTACATCTGGGAAAAAGAAGTAGGGATGCTTCATGAAAACGAAGCGGCTGAAATCTTATATGATATTTGTAAAGGCGAAAACATGAGGCCATCAGAAATCAAAGAAGGTAAAATTGAACTCATCGCTACCTGCGATGGCGTACTAAAAATTGATAAAGAAAAAATGAACCAGATCAATGCTTTGGGTGAGATGATGATCGCTAGCCGACACGGCAATTTTCCGGTTAAAGCTGGGGATCTTCTGGCCGGAACCCGGGTAATTCCTTTAGTTATTGAAGAAAGCAAAATGAACCGGGCTAAAGAAGTGAGTGGAGAAGGCTCGATCTTTCAGATTAGACAATACGTGCATAAAAAAGTGGGAATTGTCACAACCGGCAGTGAAGTCTTCCACGGACGGATTGAAGATACTTTTACACCGATCATAAAGGAAAAGCTGGCCGAATTTGATGCGGAAATCATCGGGCATCTTATTTCTAACGATAATCATGAAATGATTACTCAGTCCATTTTGACACTACTAGAACAGGGGGCAGACATGGTCATCTGCACCGGGGGCATGAGCGTAGATCCAGATGACCGAACACCTCTGGCCATCAAAAATACCGGAGCAAAAATGATTGCGTATGGGGCACCGGTGCTTCCCGGAGCGATGTTCTCATTGGCCTATTACAAAGGCAACATCCCCATTGTAGGTCTTCCCGGGTGTGTGATGTATGCCAAACGAACCATCTTTGATCTGATTCTACCCCGGATCATGACTGATGAACGGTTGAGAATAGGAGATTTTACCACCTTGGGCCAAGGCGGACTCTGTCTTTCCTGTGATGTGTGTATATTCCCGAACTGTGGATTTGGAAAAGGCATCTAG
- a CDS encoding methyl-accepting chemotaxis protein: MKKNKSFLFSIMLSMGIPIIVIFLAVCLLFVINTGSYYEHLFANQNSLLIISGLGLTGIILTITVVSKKNAKKITIIQEITKAMLIENYNEMASFKSDTSKSQLDEIIAICKEIEEKININTNDAKQLSVGKFPVYQSDRGQQDSLDGYVSSIGHSFSILKTEIEGVSEQIEVGNYSKRGSDVHLSNDFNTIISDVNRIVDVLGERIEFHQTILDALPFAVHAMDLDMNWTYMNKSLESALKQRSVIGNRESALGTPCFNAQNPLCQTSDCGIRRLVDQGRSDSSFNLGGMYVKLDTAVLVNKTGKEIGFVEVNTDVTSYASINAYTKEEVQRFGKNLLRLVDGDLNFDLSIGKAGEHTEEVSQQFMEIGKSLTVVKDSIGNLIDDVTMMTESAIDGKLEVRADETRFNGAWKDLIKGMNLTLQEIEKPLVEVGMTIESMYNGNLNVAIIGAYRGGFDQLKQLINGMIKQLNGMIGDIAYRIGELAKGNLNIENAQKYQGDFVNIENALNGIIESLNPVMRGIYDSAEQVSSGTDQVANGSQNLAQGSTEQASAIQELTASITEIADQTKNNAVAANEAQELTLVVMDNAKKSNGHMNAMQRSMEDINASSQDISKIIKVIDDIAFQTNILALNAAVEAARAGQHGKGFAVVAEEVRTLAARSSDAVKETTELIEGSINKVKTGTKIADETAAALTDIVAEIEKVTNLVSNIAVASNEQATGIAQINTGIEQVAQVISQNSATAEESAAASEEMSSQAELLKERINQFQLRKEEI; encoded by the coding sequence ATGAAAAAAAATAAGAGCTTTTTATTTTCGATAATGTTGTCAATGGGGATACCTATTATTGTAATATTTCTAGCCGTATGTTTGTTGTTTGTGATCAATACTGGATCATATTATGAACATTTATTTGCTAATCAAAACAGCTTGCTTATCATTAGTGGGTTAGGGTTGACAGGAATTATTTTGACAATAACAGTTGTATCTAAAAAAAACGCCAAAAAAATAACGATTATTCAAGAAATAACTAAAGCCATGCTAATTGAAAATTATAATGAAATGGCTAGTTTTAAATCCGATACATCAAAAAGTCAATTGGATGAAATTATCGCAATATGTAAAGAAATTGAGGAAAAAATCAATATAAATACCAACGATGCAAAACAATTGAGTGTTGGTAAATTTCCTGTTTATCAATCAGATAGAGGTCAACAGGATTCGTTAGATGGTTATGTATCATCCATCGGGCATTCGTTTTCAATTCTCAAAACAGAAATAGAGGGAGTATCTGAACAAATTGAAGTTGGAAACTATTCAAAACGTGGATCAGATGTACATCTGAGTAATGACTTTAATACGATTATCAGCGATGTTAATCGAATCGTAGATGTTTTGGGAGAAAGAATAGAATTTCATCAAACGATACTTGATGCATTACCATTCGCAGTTCATGCGATGGATCTTGATATGAACTGGACTTACATGAATAAATCGCTTGAAAGTGCTTTAAAACAGAGAAGTGTAATAGGAAATAGAGAATCAGCATTAGGAACGCCGTGCTTCAATGCTCAAAATCCCCTTTGTCAAACGAGTGACTGTGGTATTAGACGTTTAGTTGATCAGGGCAGAAGTGATAGTAGTTTTAATCTGGGCGGTATGTACGTCAAACTTGATACAGCGGTACTTGTAAACAAAACCGGTAAAGAAATTGGTTTTGTTGAAGTTAATACCGATGTAACATCCTATGCTAGTATTAATGCCTATACAAAAGAAGAAGTTCAGAGATTTGGAAAAAATTTATTGCGTTTAGTAGACGGTGATTTGAATTTTGATCTAAGCATCGGAAAAGCCGGGGAACATACCGAAGAAGTCAGTCAGCAATTTATGGAAATAGGAAAAAGTTTAACAGTAGTAAAAGATTCAATTGGAAATCTGATTGATGATGTCACCATGATGACGGAATCCGCCATTGATGGAAAACTAGAAGTCCGAGCTGACGAAACTCGTTTTAACGGCGCTTGGAAAGATCTGATCAAGGGGATGAATCTTACTCTTCAGGAAATTGAAAAACCACTGGTGGAAGTCGGTATGACAATCGAGTCCATGTATAATGGAAATCTGAATGTTGCGATTATCGGAGCATACAGAGGTGGGTTTGACCAATTAAAACAGCTGATCAATGGGATGATCAAGCAATTGAATGGAATGATTGGAGATATAGCCTATCGAATAGGAGAATTGGCAAAGGGGAACCTCAATATCGAAAACGCTCAGAAATACCAGGGTGATTTTGTCAATATCGAAAATGCCTTAAACGGTATTATTGAATCGCTTAATCCAGTCATGCGGGGCATCTATGATTCGGCTGAACAAGTCAGTTCCGGAACCGATCAGGTCGCAAACGGTAGTCAGAACCTGGCTCAGGGTTCTACCGAACAGGCCAGTGCTATCCAGGAACTCACTGCTTCGATTACAGAAATAGCCGATCAGACTAAAAATAATGCTGTGGCGGCGAATGAGGCTCAGGAGCTTACATTAGTCGTGATGGACAATGCAAAAAAAAGCAATGGACATATGAACGCCATGCAGCGGTCCATGGAGGATATTAATGCCTCATCTCAGGATATCTCAAAGATCATTAAAGTTATTGATGATATTGCTTTTCAAACCAATATTCTGGCTCTTAATGCAGCAGTAGAAGCAGCCAGAGCTGGCCAGCATGGCAAGGGTTTTGCCGTGGTTGCCGAGGAAGTGCGAACTCTGGCAGCACGCAGTTCAGATGCCGTTAAAGAAACGACAGAACTCATTGAAGGATCGATCAATAAGGTGAAAACAGGGACAAAAATAGCGGATGAAACGGCTGCAGCCCTTACGGATATCGTGGCTGAGATTGAGAAAGTCACCAATCTGGTGAGCAACATTGCAGTGGCATCCAATGAACAGGCAACCGGAATTGCTCAGATTAACACTGGCATTGAACAAGTGGCACAGGTCATTTCGCAGAATTCAGCAACTGCCGAAGAAAGTGCCGCCGCCAGTGAGGAAATGTCAAGTCAGGCGGAATTGTTAAAGGAAAGAATCAATCAGTTCCAATTAAGGAAAGAAGAGATTTGA
- a CDS encoding MarR family winged helix-turn-helix transcriptional regulator, protein MKENKETGKKIIILSNQIKRSLDRAAVDCGITGVQSHVLGILGEAQDEEKDIFQKDIEEKFQIRRSSVTGILQLMEKKKLISRESVPYDARLKKIVLTQESMKLREHLHNNICEFEEILVKGVSDEDLETFLRLIDILSKNMRQ, encoded by the coding sequence ATGAAAGAAAATAAGGAAACTGGTAAAAAAATTATTATATTATCTAATCAAATTAAAAGATCACTGGATCGTGCTGCTGTTGATTGTGGAATAACAGGAGTTCAATCCCATGTATTGGGAATTTTGGGAGAAGCGCAGGATGAAGAGAAAGATATCTTTCAAAAAGATATTGAAGAAAAATTCCAGATTCGTCGCTCCTCGGTAACAGGCATTCTGCAACTTATGGAAAAAAAGAAACTAATTTCCAGAGAAAGTGTTCCTTATGACGCCCGGCTAAAAAAAATTGTTTTGACGCAAGAATCAATGAAATTAAGAGAACATTTACATAATAATATTTGTGAATTTGAAGAAATCCTTGTTAAAGGAGTTTCGGATGAGGATTTAGAAACTTTCTTAAGGCTAATAGATATCCTTTCCAAAAACATGAGGCAGTGA